The following is a genomic window from Nicotiana tabacum cultivar K326 chromosome 3, ASM71507v2, whole genome shotgun sequence.
GGCGCAACTCAAAAAATTGGAGAAAGGCGCAAAATAATAGAAACAAAAAGACTAATAAGGGACACGGAATTGAGAAATCAATAAAATAGCAAGCAATACATAGACTGTTTGTGCTTTATCAAATTCTTGTTTGAAGGAAACCGACACATATCTGCCAACATACCACCACCAAGAAATGGGTAAACCAAATTTAAGGGAATAGAGTGCATAGAAACTCAACACAATTCATAGTAGATGGAGAAAAACTCAGAGTGAAGAAAGaacaaaggaaaaggagaaaaaagatatgGGAAAAATTGATTGAAAGTGAAACATACCTGACATGGAAGACCGTAATCTGAGAAGTAATCTTAAAGAAATTAATGGAAAACCTAACGTGCTATCTTCTTAAAATACAGGTGGAATCATATAAAAATTACACGTATAGTTTTGAGTACACAAACCCAGCCACGTATATGAAACTTGTAGGAGCTTATGTGAAATGACTAAATTACCCTCGAGCTTTATAAAAAAGACATGAAACACACATGTCGAAAACTCTTTCTCTTCTAAAGAAGACTAGGATGGTGTAGCCCGTGCCAGCACGGGCCCAACGttatttaactcaaaattcaaTGATGCAAGTATGGAATCTAGTACACAATATTTTATGTTAAGTGGTACACACTTAATTTACATATATGCGTTCACAAGAGCATTACATTAAGGGATGCCTAAAGTGTCACAACAGTTACAACATGTATGATACAACTATTTACATATGCGGTCTTTGGTCTTTTTTCTGATCCTTTTCCTGTTAGTTCTTCGCCAAAAATATCTGCAAACAAATAAAcgtgttataaattaaaaggTTACAACGAAGATTACATGCTTGTAATTTCAGGTAAGCAACATAAAAAAGTACTTGTTTAATAGTAGCAGCATATATGAAACAGAAAATAATTGAAACAGAAAAGCAGTCACGATAAACTTTATAGCTTAAACATTTAAATTTATGTCAAGAAAGATCAATTTAAATCATTGGTGATTTAAGTGTGGccataaaagcaaaagaaaacagaACATCAAAACGAATCTGGCATGTTGAAGTGTTTTTGAATCGACGAaagccaaaaaaaagagttaaagACATCAGATGTAATGCTCTGTAAACAACATCAGTAATGTAATTCGGTTAAACTTGCTTTAACAAAACCAAGTAGGCTAGGTAAAGGTTAGCACATAGCCTAGCATATTATGTCTTTGATTCCATTGTTTATGTTCTGATGTGAAATATGGACTAATAAGGCCTCTTTGCATATAGCCAAGGTTGTTCGTTTTTGCCCCTATAGACTTGGAGGAACTAAGAAAGCCTCTTTGCACAAAATTTGTCAGCTGGAATTAAGTACGTTCTACAAGATCGTAACTGCAacgaaataaaaattaaattcaagCATGGAAAAGATCTTATTAGAGCACACAATCTCAATTCCAATATTAGATTTATTTGTGAAAATCATATTCAAATAACAATTCATGGCACAACTTGTATAGTATtagctttcaacaaaaattcattcCACATTCTATCAGAGTCTGTAAGAACTGCATCGAAGgaccaaaaaaaaaactactcaaTTCATCAAATAGTCATTTGAATGACAGGGAAAAATTAGAGGAGAACTACAATGAAAGAAACCATAGTAACAGAGAAaccattaaaaaaataaagataatttgGATCTCCTAAATTAGCCAAAACTTAAGCACACTACTTTAATAACATcaatagttaaaggtaccgttaTATGTTAACTAAGGAAAGTCGAGCAACAACAGGTAAATGAAATATACTAACTTTAAGCTTTGAATAGCCCAGTCGCCACACCAAGAACATTAGCATAGCCCTATGGgcatgcaatttttttttttaattgaaatgCATAAATCAGCAAAATCTGAACAGAGGAAGATGAAATATTATGGAAGACGGGAAAAGATAAcgaacaaagagcaagaaaatggCCAATATATGTATACTTAGATGCAACGTTAAAACCACTTTGTATTAAGTATTGTGAAAAGGCTAACATATTCTCGGATAACATTTTAAAGAAAGTGAAATTGTACCTCTGAGTACCCAAGAAAGGCTGCTCCAGAAGGATTGACCAACCAAAAAACAGAGCACGAACTGAAAcagagaagagaaagaaagataTTAAACAATATATTAAAAGAGTCATATTACTCTGTACAACGTTTCCATCAAGTTCTATTTACTCTGTCATAATAATGCTGTCCTTTTCGGTTTTTCCAAAAATAGGTACTCATATTAAAGAGGAAAGTTCCTCCCTCAACATTTAAACTGGTGCCAAATACATATTACATTATATTGTTTCAAACTTAACGTGACACCTTACCAACTAACATTTGAAACATTATGTTTAACACTTCCAAACAGATCCACCAAATTGCATAAGACAATCTATCCGAACATCTCActttcaataacaacaaaatacgtATCTTTAATGGGACATATCCATGGGGACTTTAATTTAGTAGCCATATTAGTTATTACTTAGTtgttgaagaaatagaagatatcATTATTTACGGAGAAAAAGTTGAGAAAGGAAATTCATGATTTAGCAGAAATGCACAACTCAGGCAGATCAACAAGTGGAGCAGCTATCCACAAGAGTACTCTTGTGGGATGTTAGCTAGTTCATTGAAGCCGGCATAGAGGTGGATACCAGTAAATATGATATTTTTCTTGCATTGTGATAACTCGACTTACCTCCCAAAGAGAGCTTTAGCGGCACATACATTACATGGTGACATAAAATGGTTATTTAAGTGATTTGTCAGTATATAAAAAATCAAGGAGAATATATATCTCATCAGGCATTTCAAAATTTTATGAGACCAAAAAGGAAGCCAAAATTTAATCAGGAAACTTATGCAGCAAAAAAATATCTCGACTCCTTTACTTGCATATTCCTCACTATTTAACTTCAAATTTTTATTCTTTGTTGTTCTTCACCCATTACTTTGTTGAGCACTAACAAATATTTTATAACTGTACAGGTATATTTTGGTGAAGAACTACTAAGAAGAAAGCTAAGGAGAAGATTAGATACAGCAGAAAAAATGCATCACAATTTGTCAATGTGTAAATAGTATAAAATGTAAATAATTCTCCCATATATGATATAAAGAATATGACACACATGCATATAATTATATGATACTGTTACGTACGTAAATAATGTATTATTTGCCAACCAGACAACATTCAAGAGTGGATATTTTGTTCCAAATAAATAATACCTTGCTATTAACTTATGATGTTGTGTACCTACTTTTGAAGTCAATGCTAATAGCACCTACAGTACAGTGCTATACTAGTTTATCCGCTTTTATCTCAATTTTTTTTAGACTGATAACATTTATCCACTATTATTTCTACTTGTGCCATCTGTAGAAAAAGCTCGAAATCCTAGCTCATAGAATTTTTATTAAGCCTTCTAGTTAAAGTTCTATAAGCAGTCGACATACCAGAAGGACCTGATAGCTTCATAGTTGGATCTAAAATATCATAGAAAGGGGCGGGCTTGCAAAGTAATTAGAATTGCACCATACATTCTATAATATTGATCTTATTAGTAGATTTGTAATCAAGAATACTAACCTCGTGTCGATGCGACATATTCCGAGTAGAGGAATATCCAGAAAGCAGTCGTAAAAGTGACCTTAACCGTATTCAAAAGCAACAGCAAGTTGCGGCTTTACTTGCATCCCAAAATAGTAGCAAAAGATGTTTCACTGGCAAAAATGCTAACAAACGATAGTCGTTTAAGGTGTTTGTTTTTTCTACAAAGTTGAATCTCATATTAAATTTAGAAGGAACAGAAATTACAAATACCTCTCAGCAATTTTTCGGAGGGGAAATTTTCATTTCCGCATTACATTTGTAGGAACCGTTGCCTTTGGTTGTTATGTGTGGGTGCTCTTGCTTCTCTGGGGCAGCGGGTTCAATTTTTTGTTTACTTCCTTCCGCAACATCCTTGATGGTGGCCGGCATTTGTGAGACAACCGAATTACTTTTATCTATGAAAGATAAAATAACTAACTTTCCTGCCTCATTATTTCTTGTAAACAGCTTTTTTATTTGAATCTTGAAGATCTTGCCAGTCAGTAGCTTTTGTGCGTTCGCAAGAGGCAACAGTCCTTTCTGTAAAAATGAAATTAGTTATTTATGTTTGAGAGGGGGCTCAACTGGTAGAAAATAGTTATTTGTGGTTTTTCGAAATTGACAATGTACCTTGACATTGCAGATATCATAAATCTCTTTCGAAGTGAGAAACAATGTTTTTTCTGCATACTCATCGacaatagttgttgttgtagaacCGCTCTGATCTGTGAGCGTCATTTCAAATTGGCACCTAGTTGTAAGATAAAATGATTGATTAATTAAAAAGATGGCAAATGTAGAATGTTAAATACAAACAGTTATGTGAAAGTTGCATGTATACCTGGGAACCAATTGGGTAGCTTGACGGCAATTAGTGCAATAGAACTTTCTCCGTGAGAAAGCTCGTGTGAAGTGTTGTTTGCAGTCTGAACAAGCTAGGATACAAAATCGTTGGTTCTCATTTTGTAGTGCGACTTCAGCATGTATGTAGAATATTTGACCCTGGAAAACACAATGATGCCGCATATTAATTTTTTGTTATTAGAGAATAAAGGTAAAAATTTGTAACAATGCATATATGAATATTTAGTGCACTTACTGGATTTTGTTGTCGGATTTCTGCAATCGGTACTATCTCTTCTTCGAAAGGAACAAATAAAAGAGAGCATGTTGGACCTGTGCTCTTCATTGTGTACGCAATAAGCATTTGTTCATTTTGTTGGGCCCTTCAAGTATGCTAACATTTCAAAATTAGTTCTTGTATATGTTCAAGCACATATACGACCAATAATGTATTGATTACAATACCATGTTCTCAGCACATTTGCTTGTGGGTATGGAGGATTGATTTCGATTGTTGTACTGAATCTGTTAGTCAATCCTACATGCATTTGAACATTCAGTTTTAATTTGGTCGTCTGGTATATGAAAAACTAAAATATAATTGCTTATATACTTTACCTGTATTGAATTTGTTACTCCATCTTGTATGCATTTGAGGTGTTTTACCTGACGACGACTTTGGTCTTGCAACCTTTTTAGCAAGAATGATTGGATATTCTTTTTTAAGCAGTTCGAGTAGTTTATTCCCATCATGATCAATAAATTCTTCCCAGAGTGTGAATTTCGTTGGTTTTTTGCTGTATAAAATAGAACAAAATTGTTAAATCACTATCTTAAATCAACATGGGAATGTCAATGCTTAAGCAGCATAAATGAGCATCAATTACAACATTTAAATATTAGACATGATTAAAAAATGAACACATATTGGTATCTTATTGTGTAGAAATTTCTATAATGCAATAGTTTCGATCAAAACAGATATTTCCTGAGGTCTTGACTATTGGTCCCTAACAAAAGCTTCTAAAGCAAAATAGTTTGAACTATCATATGTTGTCGAAGAGCCAATAAGTATCAAATCTAGAATAGATGGTAGAATTGCTTTATGCTTATTAAAAGAGAAATAGATATAATTCACAACTTATTATAGCAATGATCCAATTAGTTTCAATATAAAGATGTTTTGAATAAGTTTAGATATTGTGATGTAACCAGAGCCCAAAAACACAAAGAAGGAAACTGCAAAAACCAACACGTATCATTAAAATCGCATCACCAAGAAACTCTGAAGAATTCACATATATGATAAAAAACCCAAAAACCAAAGAGCAAATGAAAAAATTGCAGATATCAAGTAAAAGCTAGTGGTCAGAGTGAAGAAGAAACTTAAGGAAAAGCTGGAATGGCGACATGTGTGTTTTATGTCATTTCTAAAAAGCTCGAGGGTATATTAGTCCTTTCGCGCCAATTCATACAAATTTACTATACATGTGGCTTAGTTTTTCTATACAAAATGCTACGTGTAAGTTTTAAATGAGCCCAAGTAAGTTTTACATAGACAACATATTAGGTTTCCTCCATTTTGTTTGCACTTTCAGATTTCCGTTGCTTCTTAGAGACATCTTCATCTTCCTCAAATTGCTTCTACTTGCAGGTTTGtttttattcaattttgctcATATTTTTTGCTATGCATCTGATAAATGTTTAGTGTCTTTTTCAAAATGCATGAGAGCAATCTAGTCATTTAGCATCACTTTTGTTGTATCATTCATATATGTGGCTTTATTTGCCTACTCATGAGTCTACCTGTAATTGTTATATGACTCGAAGTGTACATCTCTTCTCTTCAACATCTTAATtcccttttacaaaaatatttaataGAGATGTTCGTAATATTGATATGCTACTTTCTTCTATTAGATCTTTCAGCATTGGTAATATTTGCACATTTGAAATACAATAGTTTATAAGCATGTTTGTGATATACAAACTTTTAGTACTTAGGAATCCACAATTGCATGAATACTCTGAATAGAATTTCTATAAGCTACGTATTAGCTTTTCTTCAAAGACATTCAAATGTTTAActctaatttcttttaattaaaagctAGTATATATAAGATTCATCAATTTTATACAATTTGTGCAAGAACTACTATATCTTAAATTCCTAATAAGAGGGAGATTATATTGGCTATAATTTGAGATAGGTTATCTATTTGTTCAGAAACATATAAAATTAGAGGAGACAAAGTCGCTCTTCTTTATTCAGCTTTCTAATTACATGAATATTTTGGTTAATCTTAATCCAAAGTATTGAATGGAAAAAAGcatatttttgaaatataatttgatttaaaatccAATAGCTAAACATGACATCAAAAGGATCGAATTTTTTACTAAACCCGGATGAGTTAATAGTaggtaaaaaaatttaaatataatcaTAATTTTTGACACACTACCTTTATTAAAGAACAACTACGGGTAAATTAGAAAGTCATtgttaaagagaaaaataagcaaCTACATATTTAATTATGTTATATTTCTACATTTGAAGGcaatatatttttctttgaataACTCTTAGCAACAATCTAATTCTTTGACGCATATAAcattaaataatttttaagttAGCTTTTAATAGCTTCTTTCTAATTAGTGATTTTGTCATAACTAAAATTTCTTTGTTTGGATCATTGCTTCTAACTTTATTGAAGAACaaataaagatttttaaaatgttaaaggCCAATGATATGGTTTTTAGACTCTTTGATTGGTGTGTACTTTTAGCCACCAAACATCGTCACTCTATGCAGCTATCCAAACAATTGTTGATatataaatcaaaataaactgaAAGTTTGAAGTTAATTTTGGAAAAGCATAAATTACTTGCAAAAAAGCTGAGCCAaattaaaatttacaaaatcaaAAGCGCAATATGATATCAATCCTAATTTTACTTAGATTCTTATAGCAAGAGAAACAACAAGATAAGAACTTTGCATTATTGAGAATATATTTAAAGATATGATCAAATATTATTAGTAGTAAAAAGCTTAAATCATAATAATTCCAGGAATGCGTAGTAGATCTAAGTATGCTTTGAAAGATTATAATTGCAGCAAAGCCAAAATTGAATTGAAGCATGAAAAGCAGCCTTTAAAAGGGTACAATCTCAACTTGAATTTCGGTTTCAATTATTGCGGGGTATTGTTAGACAATATACGAAAAGTGACACATTACATCATACTTGAATCAGCAGTTGCTAGTTGGATCCAATAAAACAGGTTTATGTATACTTACTGATCATCCATGATGATAAAATCTTGAATTCTCCGCCCATTTGAAGCATAGGTTGAGGGGCTTGCGTTGAGCACGATGGCAAGCACATCTTGCATTTAAAAAGAACGATGAATAAGATAATAGACAATAAAAATTGATATAGACAATAATCGTAATAATAACAATACTAATAAATGTGAATTTTAGGCAAACAAACAACATAAATAGATAAATCTTCAATTACCGAATTCAGATCCTTCGGGTTGATATTCAAAGTTGCCAAATGGTGTAAGATTTAGGCGCGTTGGCGGAGGTAGTGGCTCTTCTGGAGGATTAACAGTTTCTATTGGCTCAACAATGGTACACCTATCAATTGTCCATGTAAATTTGTTAAGTGGATTTCCGTACATATAGTTTGATTCTTTGACTTGTGCAACTGACATCAAGTAAGTATGGAAAGGGCGAAACAGATCTGCAAAATGCATTATCTCCGCATTGAATATCACACATTCCACTTGATTTTCCTGTAACAAAATAAGGCAcaattagaataatattaacttaATTACTATTGGCAAACTTATGAATCCTTTAAAGATTACCTCTTCATCTAGCAAAACCATCAGCTGATATTTTTTCGTTTTCTCTCTGTTGTCTCTAGGTCTGCCTTTATCAACTACTTGTATCTTGCAGGTCTATTCTTCCGTTTCTGGAGTAATCGCATTGATGTTGAATCTTTCTGCCATCTAGACATAATCGATAATCATAACGCATCACAATTATAATAATGAGCAAACGTAAGATTGTTAGAATGATTATAATACAAAATCAAAGAATCCAAAAAGTAAATAAGTTTTACATCACACTTACTATTAGGAATGATGGTCTAAGTTATGGAAAAAGCTTTTTCAATAATTTCATCATAAACTACATTATATGTGGAGTGATCATCATCATCGTCAACTATAACCGGTCTAATTAATATCTTAACACAGTTAGAACCTTTAGCTCTTGATAAAGCAACGTACAATTGACCATGAAAAAATACAGGTTCTCGCAAATAAATGCCAACAAAATCTAATATTTGGCCTTGAGCTTTATTTATAGTCATGGCGAAACATAACCGTATCGGAAATTGTGTTCTTTTAAATTGAAGGGGTAGTTTTTCATCTTCTGATGTTAATATTGGTATTCGCGGAATGAATACATGTGTATTTTTAAAATCACCACTGGATATTGTAGCACTAATAACATGAGATTTGAAGTCATTACATATTAATCGTGTCTCATTGCACAAACCGTTGCAGGGATTCAAATTTCTTAATAATATAATTGGACAATTTTTTTTTGGACACAATTTATAAGGAGGTAAACCAGGAGGATTTAAAGCGTGCAAAAAGTCGTCATATTCACTTTGATCTTTTGGATCAATTGTTTCATCGGTAGCTAAATAGACTTTTTCATCAGCTGGAAATTGAGCAATTAGCATATCATTTATTTCATCAACGAAGTCGTTCTTTGTAGTTAGAATTGCGCGagaagtaataaaagaaatatttgaatgAGTTAAATATAAATCAGGATAAGTAACTTTAAATAGATGATTCAAGGAATCTTTTTCAGTGGTGAAAGGTATGATCAGAGGATGGGGAATTTCTATTTTGTTCTtatcatttttgttttcttttccattACCAATTCTCATCAAATATTCACAAAAAGCTGGGTCTGTTTTCGCACGCATATTTTCGGACAGTTGTAATTTTTCAAGTTGATGCCAAATTTCAGAACATAATAAGCTTTCACGAACAAAATCTTCCCTTTGTCCACCACGAACAACGGGAAGAGTTTGTCTAAAATCGCCACAGAATACAACAACCTTTCCGCCGAACAACATAGTTGTTTCCATTAAATCTCTAAGGAGCAAATCTAGTGCTTCAACCATTTCCTTTTTTGCCATTGAAATTTCGTCCCATACTATTAGTTTTGCATCTCGAATCAACGATGCCAGTGAACTTTGTTTGCTAATATTGCAACTAAAATTTCCATCAACATCAATATGTATTTTAAATCGGAAATGAGCAGTTCGGCCTCCGGGAAGAAGTGAAGCAGCAACACCTGAACTCGCAGTCGCTAATGCTATAAATCCTCTATGTCGTACTGTAGCTAATAAGGCACGATATAAAAGCTTTTTCCAGTTCCACCCGGACCATCAACGAAGAATGCTCCGAGTTTATTTGAGAATATTCTATCAAGGATTACATTGTAAGCTCTTTTTTGTTCAATGTTTAGTTTATATGGCAATAGTAAATCTTGTTCAGTAACGATAATATTCCTTTCAAAATGTACATCTTTAGCTTCTTTGGCTGTTGCAGATGGTTGAATTTTTCCCTGAGTTAGTTCAAATTCGTTGATATCACGACCCATTGAATGAAGAATATCATTAATATGATTTAATACTTTGTGACGAATTTCTCGTGTATGCATGTTTGGGTATTCATTGAAATCTTCAGACATCGGGATTTCAAATTTTTCCCACAACTCTCTTGGATTAGCGGGATTGCAATATACTAATAGTACAGCAAATAAGTGTCTCAAACTGTGTGGCATTTGGTAACTTACTGCTTCTGACATGcattatattaaattattatcgCAAAGTAATAATCCTCTTTTTTCCGCAGCTTCTCTAAACGTGCCACAAGTTATTCCGTTTACAGTTCGCAAATTTTTATACGATTTTGGTCCTCTTACGTTCATTAAGAGCAATCTAAGATAGTATCATTCTCCTTCGGTTGGATGACATGTCACAACTCTACCAATAGCATATCCTTGTTGGCGACGCGACCACATCTTGTATGTTGTGGACCATACAAAATATTCTGGAAATTCCCGATATAATAAATTTAAAGTTATAGCATTTTCGTTTTCGCTATTCATTCTAAAAAATTCAGTTAACATTGTTTTTTTAATCATAGGATTATTTACAATTCTACTAATATTGTCTGTATTTTTGAAGGAAATAATTTGTTGTCCATCAAGATGCAGTTGAAGATGGTATACATTTGGAATCATTTCACTGATAGGAAAAGCAAATATGCGCCACACAGCCTCAGGTGGTGACACCCACCTAGCAAATTGATATTCCATTATTTCATCTACTTCTATATTCGTCTCATTAGGATGTATATGAAATGCAATTTTATCATATCCTTTGCAAATATACTTGTAAATGTACTTAACAACTTTAATATCAGAGCAAATCTCCACATTTATATGATAATTAAATTTACTAAGTAAGAATGGATTGTAAGAAACAACCCATGAATTATCAAAAAGTTGTCCTCTAATTTCCACAGATTTTCCTGTATTCGTCTTCTATAAATAGGGtatgaactttttcctttagttgtcTGTTTAGCAAACTCTTTTGGAAATTTAAATTTACAATgaccattttttttcttcatacaGGGGCTTGTTGGATTTAATTGACCGCAAGGACCATGTAGCATGTGTTGTGTAACAAGCTTAAATAAATCAGAATTTCTTTTAGGATCCGGTAATTCAGCGCAAACAAATTTATCATATGCCTCAGGGGTCAGTAGTTTGTATTTTTCATCGAGTATAATAAGAAAATGAGCATGTGGAAGTCCCCGTTTTTGGAATTCGACCGTGTACATAAATGCTGCAACTTTACCAAATATTTGTCTTTTTAGTATATCCTTTTTAAGCTCTTATAGTTTTGCTCGAAATATTCGGCTAACTAAATCGGGTCTATTCTGAGCCTCATCTGTCGACAACAAGTTTTCTTGAATTTCAGGCCACGAAGGGTTACATGTTATAGTTAGAAATATATCGGGTATTCCAAAACGTTGCACTAATGCAATAGCATCCATATAGCGGCGGCGCATATCTCTTGGCCCTCCTGTGAAGCTAAGCGGAAGTATTCTGTTTTTACCTACCTGTGAGCCTTCTCTCTCACCGCGTCGCAAAAGATTAAAAAGTCCCGCTAACACATCCATCCTGAATAAATCTTGATTGAAAAAAGCGAAATCTAATCTTTGAGTTTCAACTTTTATCCATTCGCCTACAGCATATTGTTGAAATAATCGTCCTGAATGTAAGATTATATTTTCATCATCTCTAATTTGGAGTTGATAACAATAATATTCATGACAGGAAACTGTTTCTTTTTTTCGTTTGCCTTTTTGCATCACTTCAGCTTCCATGTCAAGGAATCCATCAATTGAAGTCATATTTGTTAGACATGGCAATTGTTCGTATTCATAATACGGATGTGTTCTGGAAGGGGTAGGTGAAGGCTTAACTTTTTAAATACCACAATGCCAACCATTTTGACCGTAAGGGAAGAATAATGGATATTGCAATGGGTCGTAACATCCGTAATAATAATTTACCAGCTGGCTTCTATCACTTTGTAAATATTCGGATATGTGGTGTAGGAATGCAATTATTGGTATCTTGTTCTACCCATATTCCGGCCACTTCTGACGTAGTTGGTAGATTGTATATTCGTTGATCTAAACCAGCATCACACTTAAGCGCAATGTAGAAATCTGATAATTGTGGTATATTTATTAAGGATTTCAAAAACGTAGTATAAGGATTGGTTTTTAATA
Proteins encoded in this region:
- the LOC107761769 gene encoding replication protein A 70 kDa DNA-binding subunit A isoform X1; translation: MVLLDEEENQVECVIFNAEIMHFADLFRPFHTYLMSVAQVKESNYMYGNPLNKFTWTIDRCTIVEPIETVNPPEEPLPPPTRLNLTPFGNFEYQPEGSEFDVLAIVLNASPSTYASNGRRIQDFIIMDDHKKPTKFTLWEEFIDHDGNKLLELLKKEYPIILAKKVARPKSSSGKTPQMHTRWSNKFNTGLTNRFSTTIEINPPYPQANVLRTWAQQNEQMLIAYTMKSTGPTCSLLFVPFEEEIVPIAEIRQQNPGQIFYIHAEVALQNENQRFCILACSDCKQHFTRAFSRRKFYCTNCRQATQLVPRCQFEMTLTDQSGSTTTTIVDEYAEKTLFLTSKEIYDICNVKKGLLPLANAQKLLTGKIFKIQIKKLFTRNNEAGKLVILSFIDKSNSVVSQMPATIKDVAEGSKQKIEPAAPEKQEHPHITTKGNGSYKCNAEMKISPPKNC
- the LOC107761769 gene encoding replication protein A 70 kDa DNA-binding subunit A isoform X2; this encodes MENQVECVIFNAEIMHFADLFRPFHTYLMSVAQVKESNYMYGNPLNKFTWTIDRCTIVEPIETVNPPEEPLPPPTRLNLTPFGNFEYQPEGSEFDVLAIVLNASPSTYASNGRRIQDFIIMDDHKKPTKFTLWEEFIDHDGNKLLELLKKEYPIILAKKVARPKSSSGKTPQMHTRWSNKFNTGLTNRFSTTIEINPPYPQANVLRTWAQQNEQMLIAYTMKSTGPTCSLLFVPFEEEIVPIAEIRQQNPGQIFYIHAEVALQNENQRFCILACSDCKQHFTRAFSRRKFYCTNCRQATQLVPRCQFEMTLTDQSGSTTTTIVDEYAEKTLFLTSKEIYDICNVKKGLLPLANAQKLLTGKIFKIQIKKLFTRNNEAGKLVILSFIDKSNSVVSQMPATIKDVAEGSKQKIEPAAPEKQEHPHITTKGNGSYKCNAEMKISPPKNC
- the LOC107761769 gene encoding replication protein A 70 kDa DNA-binding subunit A isoform X3, which translates into the protein MHFADLFRPFHTYLMSVAQVKESNYMYGNPLNKFTWTIDRCTIVEPIETVNPPEEPLPPPTRLNLTPFGNFEYQPEGSEFDVLAIVLNASPSTYASNGRRIQDFIIMDDHKKPTKFTLWEEFIDHDGNKLLELLKKEYPIILAKKVARPKSSSGKTPQMHTRWSNKFNTGLTNRFSTTIEINPPYPQANVLRTWAQQNEQMLIAYTMKSTGPTCSLLFVPFEEEIVPIAEIRQQNPGQIFYIHAEVALQNENQRFCILACSDCKQHFTRAFSRRKFYCTNCRQATQLVPRCQFEMTLTDQSGSTTTTIVDEYAEKTLFLTSKEIYDICNVKKGLLPLANAQKLLTGKIFKIQIKKLFTRNNEAGKLVILSFIDKSNSVVSQMPATIKDVAEGSKQKIEPAAPEKQEHPHITTKGNGSYKCNAEMKISPPKNC
- the LOC142178935 gene encoding uncharacterized protein LOC142178935; translated protein: MTSIDGFLDMEAEVMQKGKRKKETVSCHEYYCYQLQIRDDENIILHSGRLFQQYAVGEWIKVETQRLDFAFFNQDLFRMDVLAGLFNLLRRGEREGSQLLYRALLATVRHRGFIALATASSGVAASLLPGGRTAHFRFKIHIDVDGNFSCNISKQSSLASLIRDAKLIVWDEISMAKKEMVEALDLLLRDLMETTMLFGGKVVVFCGDFRQTLPVVRGGQREDFVRESLLCSEIWHQLEKLQLSENMRAKTDPAFCEYLMRIGNGKENKNDKNKIEIPHPLIIPFTTEKDSLNHLFKVTYPDLYLTHSNISFITSRAILTTKNDFVDEINDMLIAQFPADEKVYLATDETIDPKDQSEYDDFLHALNPPGLPPYKLCPKKNCPIILLRNLNPCNGLCNETRLICNDFKSHVISATISSGDFKNTHVFIPRIPILTSEDEKLPLQFKRTQFPIRLCFAMTINKAQGQILDFVGIYLREPVFFHGQLYVALSRAKGSNCVKILIRPVIVDDDDDHSTYNVVYDEIIEKAFSIT